The bacterium genome has a segment encoding these proteins:
- a CDS encoding glycosyltransferase family 39 protein, with product MASPDVGYGRRTLVFIAVAVLIAAHVLWQAWAIGAAPYPARYDYDEGVYAETAAVSAGYRLYQTVFLSQPPLLIEVLRRAFDLFGRSLETARGVVVAFSALWLAALAAAAARAGGHRAALWVVVIAGSAPAFALAAHTVQMEAPSEALAASAVALALTAGGASSKDGLARAAGWLWAGTGAAAGLAVMTKFTAATCLVPIAVIALVGSGRPSAGAAAFRTAALGAGGAAAAAAAMLWTGSPPGAMWHQAVEFHSAVARVTAVDPTRTASLLLGFGLANWLLVLVGLGGLVSAGTARRGGRVPGDHAARWAIAAWLGTDLAAAFLWRPVWPHHLVILVAPLALLGGTAIETWAPSPQNSGTSPVIRGAGGAILIVAWLAALMGTAAAIMPETSSTLRAAAAATARRVPPGGWVVADDPIVPFLAGRDVPPQLCDTSEMRTGAGWITEGDLTAALADPRVRALVLWRGTFRRAFPGFVARASRALSVRWNAGDERVILAR from the coding sequence ATGGCCTCGCCGGACGTAGGATATGGACGCCGTACATTGGTCTTCATCGCCGTGGCCGTCCTGATTGCGGCGCACGTATTGTGGCAGGCGTGGGCCATCGGCGCCGCGCCATACCCGGCCCGCTACGATTACGACGAGGGCGTCTACGCCGAGACGGCGGCGGTTTCGGCCGGCTACCGCCTCTACCAGACCGTCTTCCTGAGTCAACCGCCTCTGCTCATCGAGGTTCTCCGCCGTGCGTTCGATCTCTTCGGCCGATCGCTCGAAACCGCGCGCGGCGTGGTGGTCGCCTTTTCGGCGCTGTGGCTGGCGGCGCTAGCGGCGGCCGCCGCACGCGCCGGCGGGCATCGCGCGGCCCTCTGGGTCGTCGTCATCGCCGGATCGGCACCCGCATTCGCCCTGGCGGCGCACACGGTGCAGATGGAAGCGCCGTCGGAAGCGCTTGCGGCGTCCGCCGTCGCCCTCGCGCTCACTGCGGGCGGCGCCAGCTCCAAGGACGGTCTTGCCCGCGCCGCCGGTTGGCTGTGGGCCGGAACCGGCGCGGCCGCGGGGCTGGCCGTGATGACGAAGTTCACCGCCGCCACATGCCTCGTGCCCATCGCCGTCATCGCTCTGGTCGGATCCGGCAGGCCGTCGGCAGGCGCGGCCGCATTTCGCACAGCCGCGCTGGGTGCCGGAGGCGCGGCGGCGGCCGCCGCCGCGATGTTGTGGACGGGAAGTCCGCCGGGTGCGATGTGGCACCAGGCTGTGGAGTTCCACAGTGCCGTCGCGCGGGTGACCGCCGTCGACCCGACCCGCACGGCGTCGCTGCTTCTCGGCTTCGGCCTGGCGAACTGGCTGCTTGTCCTCGTCGGACTTGGCGGTTTGGTCTCTGCCGGCACAGCCCGGCGCGGCGGCCGGGTGCCGGGCGACCACGCCGCGCGGTGGGCGATCGCGGCCTGGCTGGGCACCGATCTCGCGGCAGCCTTCCTCTGGAGGCCGGTCTGGCCCCACCACCTCGTCATTCTCGTCGCCCCGCTCGCGCTACTCGGCGGTACGGCGATCGAGACATGGGCTCCGTCCCCCCAAAACAGCGGCACGTCGCCGGTGATCCGGGGAGCCGGCGGGGCGATCCTGATCGTCGCGTGGCTCGCGGCGTTGATGGGGACCGCGGCGGCGATCATGCCGGAGACGTCCAGCACGCTGCGTGCCGCCGCGGCCGCGACGGCGCGCCGCGTACCGCCCGGCGGGTGGGTGGTGGCGGATGACCCGATCGTGCCGTTCCTCGCCGGACGCGACGTCCCGCCGCAGTTGTGCGATACGTCCGAGATGCGAACAGGTGCGGGATGGATCACCGAGGGCGATCTCACCGCGGCGCTGGCTGATCCGCGGGTGCGGGCGCTCGTATTGTGGCGGGGGACATTTCGTCGCGCGTTTCCGGGCTTCGTCGCCCGCGCGTCAAGGGCCCTCTCCGTCCGCTGGAACGCGGGAGACGAACGCGTGATTCTCGCGCGCTGA
- a CDS encoding sugar ABC transporter permease — protein MLHVMPAASDVRAGAPSHGRGQSGSARRRHEIRVAYWLLAPATVLVLGVLAYPLAWEIWTSLTDSFVGNSTTTFVGLANYVELVRDPAFWRGAANAIGYLVITTVLKLAVGVGAALLLARPSRMRPLAFLAAFLPWAYPSGLALVGWYWFMIPPLHTVYSAAMSDARYWFDGIFGDGTWRFSTLIVFNAWRGGSFVGVFLLAALNGIPQDLFDYASLEVKSGWRRFWYVTVPILRPFLALAAFLAIVSAVSDLGNVYMLSGLRITYSVTWTEAFQLAIIGGLWGKAAAEALILLPVLGAILYLCYRLFEPLEELA, from the coding sequence ATGTTGCACGTCATGCCCGCCGCGTCCGACGTCCGCGCCGGCGCGCCGTCCCACGGCCGGGGCCAAAGCGGCAGCGCGCGGCGCAGACACGAAATCCGCGTGGCCTACTGGCTGCTCGCGCCCGCGACGGTCCTCGTCCTCGGCGTCCTCGCCTATCCCCTGGCGTGGGAGATCTGGACGAGCCTCACCGATTCGTTCGTCGGCAACTCGACCACCACGTTCGTCGGGCTGGCCAACTACGTCGAACTGGTCCGCGATCCGGCATTCTGGCGCGGCGCGGCGAACGCGATTGGGTATCTCGTGATTACGACAGTGCTGAAGCTTGCCGTCGGCGTCGGGGCGGCGCTGCTTCTGGCGCGCCCGTCCCGGATGCGGCCGCTCGCGTTCCTCGCGGCGTTTCTGCCCTGGGCCTATCCGTCCGGCCTCGCACTCGTGGGATGGTATTGGTTCATGATCCCGCCGCTTCACACGGTGTACTCGGCCGCGATGTCGGACGCCCGCTACTGGTTCGACGGCATCTTCGGCGACGGCACGTGGCGGTTTTCGACGCTCATCGTCTTCAACGCGTGGCGCGGCGGCTCGTTCGTCGGCGTCTTCCTGCTCGCGGCGCTCAACGGCATCCCCCAGGATCTCTTCGACTACGCGTCGCTCGAGGTCAAGAGCGGATGGCGGCGGTTCTGGTACGTTACGGTGCCGATCCTGCGGCCGTTTTTGGCGTTGGCGGCGTTCCTCGCCATCGTCAGCGCGGTGAGTGATCTCGGCAACGTCTATATGCTCTCGGGACTTCGGATTACCTATTCGGTGACGTGGACGGAGGCGTTCCAGCTCGCGATCATCGGCGGGCTGTGGGGCAAAGCCGCCGCGGAGGCGCTCATCCTCCTGCCCGTCCTCGGCGCCATTCTGTACCTCTGCTACCGTCTGTTCGAACCGCTCGAGGAGCTCGCGTGA
- a CDS encoding carbohydrate ABC transporter permease — MKTAIRRRVSSGMHVVLLLLLAAYSIFPIYMMTIESLKTVEEDVYGSPFIVRHPTTEWYEGLFEEQGWLSHKGTVMTKVVPFMVWAKNTGIAFAWALALILGTSLAAGYALGRLRPPGWRAWRRLLLATFLVPQTILFLPLYQLVYHARLDDNLGALVLTYPMLTVPFCVWLFSAYFQKLSPDIEDSAYIEGASRLTAFFRIVLPMSWPVAVACGLFALGVISSDFMLAGVFLPNTWHQTIAVGLATMDVSLEDLTVVSGVSLGGLPVLLVAAALATTYVRGLTAAMLEGA, encoded by the coding sequence GTGAAGACCGCGATTCGCCGGCGCGTCTCGAGCGGCATGCACGTCGTGCTGCTCCTGCTACTCGCCGCCTACAGCATCTTCCCGATCTACATGATGACGATCGAATCGTTGAAGACGGTCGAGGAGGACGTCTACGGCAGCCCGTTCATCGTCCGGCATCCCACGACGGAATGGTACGAGGGCCTGTTTGAAGAGCAGGGCTGGCTGTCGCATAAGGGCACCGTGATGACCAAGGTCGTGCCGTTCATGGTATGGGCGAAGAACACCGGCATCGCGTTTGCCTGGGCGCTCGCGCTGATCCTCGGCACGAGCCTCGCGGCGGGCTACGCGCTCGGCCGGCTGCGGCCGCCCGGATGGCGCGCCTGGCGGCGCCTCCTGCTGGCGACGTTTCTCGTGCCGCAGACGATCCTGTTTCTGCCCCTCTACCAGCTCGTCTACCACGCGCGTCTGGACGACAATTTAGGCGCCCTCGTGCTGACGTATCCGATGCTGACCGTACCGTTCTGCGTGTGGTTGTTCTCGGCGTACTTTCAGAAACTATCGCCGGACATCGAAGACTCCGCCTACATCGAGGGCGCGAGCCGCCTCACCGCGTTTTTTCGCATCGTCCTACCGATGAGCTGGCCCGTCGCCGTGGCCTGCGGCCTCTTCGCGCTCGGCGTGATCAGCAGCGACTTCATGCTCGCGGGCGTCTTCCTGCCGAACACATGGCATCAGACGATCGCCGTGGGCCTCGCAACGATGGACGTCAGCCTGGAGGATCTGACCGTCGTCTCCGGCGTCAGCCTCGGGGGCCTGCCGGTCCTGCTCGTCGCCGCGGCCCTCGCCACGACGTATGTACGCGGCCTCACCGCCGCGATGCTCGAAGGCGCCTGA
- a CDS encoding aspartate/glutamate racemase family protein yields MSRPRRIGMITPSSNTVVEPLTARMLEPLGDAVSLHFTRIRVTRIALDAGSLGQFDDAPMVEAARLLADAGMDVIAWNGTSGSWKGLDADRALVRRLEAETGVPATTSTLDLLEACRALGITRCGLATPYLAEIHEAIRRVYTAAGLEVVASACLGVTVNKEFAEVPRPRVAALLRAVAVPDAEGIVTVCTNFAAAAVIDEVERETRRPVVDSLAATAWRTLRLAGIRAPLPGFGRLFVLD; encoded by the coding sequence ATGAGCCGTCCGCGGCGGATCGGCATGATCACGCCCTCATCCAACACGGTCGTCGAGCCGCTGACGGCGCGGATGCTCGAGCCGCTCGGCGACGCCGTCTCGCTGCACTTCACGCGGATCCGGGTGACGCGGATCGCCCTCGACGCGGGCTCGCTCGGACAGTTCGACGACGCGCCCATGGTGGAGGCCGCGCGCCTGCTGGCCGACGCGGGCATGGACGTGATCGCCTGGAACGGCACCTCGGGGTCGTGGAAGGGGCTCGACGCCGACCGCGCGCTCGTCCGGCGGCTCGAAGCGGAAACGGGGGTCCCCGCCACGACGTCGACCCTCGACCTCCTGGAAGCCTGCCGGGCGCTCGGCATCACGCGGTGCGGCCTCGCCACGCCGTATCTAGCGGAGATCCACGAGGCGATCCGGCGCGTCTACACCGCGGCCGGCCTCGAGGTCGTGGCGTCCGCCTGCCTCGGGGTCACGGTCAACAAAGAGTTTGCCGAGGTGCCGCGGCCGCGGGTGGCCGCGCTGCTGCGCGCGGTCGCCGTCCCGGACGCGGAGGGAATCGTGACGGTCTGCACCAACTTCGCCGCGGCGGCGGTGATCGACGAAGTGGAACGCGAGACCCGCCGGCCGGTCGTCGACTCGCTCGCCGCGACGGCGTGGCGGACGCTCCGGCTGGCCGGGATTCGCGCGCCGCTGCCGGGCTTCGGACGGTTGTTCGTCCTCGACTGA